A window of the Thunnus albacares chromosome 15, fThuAlb1.1, whole genome shotgun sequence genome harbors these coding sequences:
- the wdr89 gene encoding WD repeat-containing protein 89 codes for MEDLDEKLRGLSIARRSRPEEPTYLLDVALQPAGLLAVSCSNFTVHLHNKDTLNLVGEYRGHSGPLCGVTFARTSPDLLYSGSADGTVRAWDVRRPGTAAAQIFKSDPSHSFCSFDLSCSDTLLCAGTEQVNDEDSFLVFWDARKPGGGLLGVYSESHSDDITQVRFHPRDKDRLASGSTDGLVNVFDLSQGAEEEALLATCNSDSSAGSVCWCGADFTRLLCLSHDEGLHLWDLGQLDTDEPLTIFSSSDARSLTPLADGSGVDYLVAGRWLEEAQKLLVVGGKKSGDLHLMECDDGGLRLLRSLEGGHASTVRCFLWDAAGEALVTGGEDAQLLLWKPGGEELTAGKRESMKSDSALRLKSRPHKKHGYQRNKKAT; via the coding sequence ATGGAGGATTTGGACGAGAAGCTCAGAGGTCTCTCCATCGCCCGGCGGTCTCGTCCGGAGGAGCCCACCTACCTGCTGGACGTCGCCCTGCAGCCGGCCGGCCTGCTGGCGGTGTCCTGCTCCAACTTCACCGTCCACCTGCACAACAAGGACACTCTGAACCTGGTGGGAGAGTATCGGGGCCACAGCGGGCCGTTGTGTGGGGTCACTTTTGCCCGCACCTCCCCTGACCTGCTGTACTCTGGGTCTGCTGATGGGACGGTCCGGGCGTGGGACGTCCGCCGGCCCGGGACGGCGGCGGCCCAGATTTTTAAAAGTGATCCGTCCCACAGCTTCTGTAGCTTCGACCTGAGCTGCAGCGACACGCTCCTGTGCGCTGGCACCGAGCAGGTAAACGACGAGGACAGCTTCTTGGTTTTCTGGGACGCCAGGAAGCCGGGCGGCGGTCTCCTCGGGGTGTATTCTGAGTCTCACAGcgatgacatcacacaggtaCGCTTCCACCCTCGGGATAAAGACCGCCTGGCGTCCGGCTCCACAGACGGCCTTGTCAATGTTTTCGACCTCAGCCAGGGAGCGGAGGAGGAGGCGCTGCTGGCCACCTGTAACAGCGACTCCTCCGCCGGCTCGGTCTGCTGGTGCGGCGCCGACTTCACCCGGCTGCTGTGCCTCAGCCATGACGAGGGGCTGCACCTGTGGGATCTGGGCCAGCTGGACACGGACGAGCCGCTGACCATCTTCAGCTCCTCTGACGCCCGCAGCCTGACGCCACTGGCCGACGGGTCCGGCGTGGATTACCTGGTGGCGGGGAGGTGGCTGGAGGAGGCCCAGAAGCTGCTGGTGGTCGGCGGGAAGAAAAGCGGAGATCTGCACCTGATGGAGTGTGACGACGGGGGGCTCCGCCTGCTGAGGAGCCTCGAGGGCGGCCACGCCTCCACGGTGCGCTGCTTCCTGTGGGATGCGGCGGGGGAGGCTCTGGTCACCGGCGGGGAGGACGCTCAGCTGCTGCTATGGAAACCAGGAGGGGAGGAGCTCACGGCGGGGAAAAGGGAGTCGATGAAGAGCGATTCAGCTTTGAGACTCAAATCCAGGCCGCATAAAAAACACGGTTACCAGAGGAACAAGAAGGCAACGTAG